In Fusarium fujikuroi IMI 58289 draft genome, chromosome FFUJ_chr02, the genomic stretch TTAGcggcaaataacacttcaagctcacaacttagacattaGGGGCCGACTGTGACTTAGAGCAGTTCTGGGCCGGCAACCCCCCTGACAATGATGCAGTTGACATGACTAGATGGATATCATCACAGCTTTTTGGTTTGGCTGATGCTTTGCAACTGATCCGAGACTTGTTCCCTTCAGGGGTACTGCCACAGAATGACCACAAACTACAACCACCACACCGGGACCTCAGCCCAGAGCGTATTCTATGCTTTGAAACCAAAGACATCACTCACTGTGTGTTCTCAAGATTGCAGACTTCGGGTCTATGCAATACCACGACGATCAAGCCCATCACCAACGAAGCTTTGAGACATGCATGGGCTCGGCCTACCGCGCTCCAGAGCTGCTGACTGGTGAACCGGCTCACAACTCGGATCTATGGTCCTTCGGATGCATCATCCTACACTTCATAGTATCTTACGTCAGATGGTATCAAGGAAAACTTCAATAAACAAGCCATTGGTTCTCACCGCCTGCAATCCTTCCTTGAAGAAAATTGTGCTTTATTGCGTAAGTTGTAACCTAGATGTGTtgtttgcagttgagacttgtggctgagagcttattcCAGCAGACAGAACTTAGAGTTTAAAGCAGCACAGAGAACTCGGCTTCCTTGAGGAAATCAGCGAAGTTCATCAAGTTATGGTACATcatctttattatctatctctCCCCTCATCCTATAGTTATCCCATCGTCCACTTCCCAGTGTCCCTGTATTCTTTTCCTTTATTCACTCACCCAAATATCAATCAGAAGGTATCTTCTTGAGCGAAGAATCGCTTGGCCCATCGGAGCTTAGAAGCAGCTCGCTTGGCGTTTCCTCCAAACCCGCCAAagccaccaccgccaccgaATTGTCCTCGACCCTGGCCCCCACGGCCGCCCTGGTTACCGCCGTTACCTCCCTGGTTGTTACCGCCGTTCTGGCCGCCTTGACCACCGTTGCCTTGTCCGTTACCCTGGCCGTTGCCCTGACCTTGGCCGtttccttggccttgtccgTTACCGCCATTGCCACCGTTGTTACCtccattgttgttgttacCGTTACCGTTACCACCGTTGTTTCCACCATTGTTGTTATcgttattgttgttgttatcaTTGCCTGCATCACCTGTCTCGGTAGCCGCAGGAGGTCGACCAAGAGCAACAGAGGGTGTCTCGGTAGCAAAGGCTGAAGTGACGACGGTGTTGCCAAGAAGAGCGTCAACGGCAGCCTTGTTCTGCTCAGCCTCGTCGTTGGTAGCATTCTCGTTGGCCTTAACGGAATCAGGGAAATCTTTCTGGTTCTGGAGGACCTGAGCGTTGATAGCTTGGAGCTGCTGAGTAGTCTTGATGTTCTGAGGAGTGTTGGTCTTCTTATCGGTATCGGCTTGCTGAACGGCGAAGCAGCCACCGAAGGGACCAGCAAGAGCGTTGTTACGGCATCGGACGGTGCAAATGTTGCCAGTGGAGGCTGTTTGTGTTAGATGCCACTGACTTGTTATGGAACTTGGGCATGCTTACCTCCAAAGCAGTTGAGGTCATCAGGCATCTTGACCGTGATGTTGAAAGCCTGAGTCTTGACCTGAGAAAGGCCGTTTGTTCCGGGGACATTATTTGTAACGGTCAAGTTCTGTTCACTATGTTAGGGGATTTTCTAAGTTGCTGCTTCGGCAGGTGCCTCACCTgaatgttggtgttggtgttgctgctCTCGTCAAGATCACACACGTATGGGCCAGCACCATCGGCATTGACCTGGTGAATAGTAACAGTGAGTTCAccaccagcctcaacctgGGTGACCTTGCCAGCGGAAAGGGCATTCTCAGTATTCTCGCCGACATCGATGTTACCAGACAGCTCAGTGCGGCCACACTGGTTGACGATGTTGGCGGTGATCTCTGCATCACGAATGATAGTGGCATCCTGCTGGCAAGGATTGATAGTGATACAGTTGCGGGCGACCTCGGGATCAACTGACGATCTGATTAGTTTCAAGCGAACCAAACCCACGTCTTAACATCCTTACCTTGGAATCCTACACTAGCAGGAGAAGTATCGAGACCTTGGGCATTGAGAATGACAGAGTGCCCATGAGCCAAAGCAAAAAGCGAAGGAAAGAGAAAGCTCTTGAAGGAATGCATCTTGACAGTTAAAAgataaggtaaaaaagaaatgtGCCGGCACAAAGAATAGTAAagttgagaagagaagaagaagaagaaacgaTCACCAGGACCTAActagaagagaagacttTGCTgtagaagctgaagctgatgatgacaagaCAACAACTCACCCATCGTATGTCGTACGAGTATATATACATTTTTCGCATCCGAAAGATTCTCGATATTTTAATCTCAGTTTCGCGTTCGCTGGCGAGGGTTTCTGCTACGGCCCCTGTATCAAAAACAAAGTGGAGATTGTGTGAAAGGGGCACGTTTAAACGCCCAGGGTCGTGTAAGCGGGCCGACCTGGGTGGATTTTTCCTCGCTTCAAAGGCGACACATGTTTCATCGATTCTTAACAAGGTCACTATAGACGGACTGTTTTGGGGGCATATTGTGCATTGTTAAGATTTACTGCTGGGAACTGGCGGATATATTGTCTTGAAACACTTGTATTTCCGATGATAATCGAATGATGATCATATCACTTGGCAATAGACTTTCTGATAATGCAGGAACCGAAGGTAACGATGTAATTTTGGCTGGTGTTTCGTGAGGGGCTGGTTTAAAACGCAGATTTATTGGCATGCATTTTTGCTGGAACCAAATACTGTAATTCTGCTTACGTCCGGATTGATAACCATTCAAGTTCCAACTCGTATGGAATCTCCGTCTCTTGGCCACCACACACTCATCGGCTCAATCGATTTGGTTCAATCCACTCTCGGGATGCTTGACGCAGCGCTGGTCGcagccaagtcaagtctAGATACATGTTTTGCTCGCCGATGGGGGCGCGCAGTTCGATACAGTCAAGGTAGCATCGTAGCAGTTAAGGTTTGTGGTCTGCGGAGCCGCAAAATTAGGAGACTTGATGGCTTTATTAACCGCTTTGGGACAGGTTCCGTATTGTTGAGAACTTCTTCGACGAGATCTATTTCACTCTCATCGAGGGACCCAAAACGGATGCGTTGGCTGAAGCAGTTCGGAGTAGTGGCATCTTAGACGTAGGCAGCCCCAAGATGGCAGCATTTAGCCAGAATAGATAAGGTTGCAGACTTGTAACataagcttaaatcagcGTCGGAATTGTCGTACGACTAGTTTTAGTATGTAGAAAACAATGCTGGTTTCTCTCAACATCTCATCCGACCTCTCAAATGAGATTGCTGGAAATCAGTGGCCCTCCGAGTCTTGATAAAAACTATCAACAAGTATTTCAGCCGAAATTTCGCACAAGTTTAATTTTAGATTTTAGATGACTTGCCGCTGTAGTATTCCCTCTCAACCCTAAATGGGTAGCTCGGACCGCTAACTCTGGTCAACGccagatcatcaagcaacGCTTTCCCAAGGCTGTTTTAACAGTCCTTCAGGCTATTCAGGATTGTGGTCTCAGTACCTACGCATAATAGAAGTCCTTTTTTATTAGAATTTCTCAAGTTTGAGAACTTTTACTCCCTCTTTGGGCTTCTGATCGCCTTGATAATTCTTGTTGGTGTTAGTGCCCAGATAGGGGACAGACATTATCCCTGTAGTGCTAAATTTCTTATTAGCGTAGGGTAGGTAGTCTGAGTCGTTATTCACCACCAAGATTTATGAAGAATGTTATTACTCCTTTACTGCactttaatagtaagaaCGTCGATTCGATAGAAAACACTAGACAGAGATGCTCCCTATCGGCATCTGCTAGCGTCTATGGGATCAACGATCATGAAGAACCAAGTCGTCCCTCAGAAAACTCAATCGTCATTCACGTGTCAACCTTCTCTGGGACAGTCTGAGGCACATTATCACGATGCACTCCCTCAATCTTTTCTCTCTGGCTCACGCTTTCATTGCCGCTCCTTTGATCATTCCTCGTGGCGCCCATGAATCCGAAAGAAAGTGCATTGCCGTCATGAAGGCCAATGTGGCTTCTAAAGCCATCCCTAGCAGAGTTGCCAGAGTTCCCTCGGATGCTGAATACACCTACTACAATCTTTTCAATAGCTTCTCAGCCAGCCTTACCAAACCGGAGCTGAAAGATCTACTCAACGACCCCAACGTCGATTTCATCGAAAAAGTCTCCACCATGCACGCAGTATCTACCTAGAAAAACGCACCCTGGGGTCTAGCTCGTATTTCCAACAAACTACCAGGCAAGGATCATACAACTTACACCTATGACGAAAGTGCCGGCGAAGGCACATGCACTTATGTTCTCGACACAGGCATTGAAGTCGACCACCCTGTTAGTACCTTACCTCATCGTTTATGCAAGGCGGTGAAATGAAACAAGCTAACCCAAGTAACAGGAACTCGAAGGTCGCGCCAGATTCGTGTAGAACTTTGTTGATAATGCTGACTTGGATGCAAATGGTCATGGGACTCATATTGCGGGCACCTTCGGGTCTAAAACGTACGGTGTCGCAAAGAAGACGCAGCTCTTCGCTGTCAAGGTCCTAAATGAGTATACAGCGGGTCAATCGTGAGTTTATTCATCTTTTGGTAATCATGTGAATGTTACTGAAAATAGTTCGCCGCAGATCGGGAATTCTCGCTGGCATGGATTTCatcgttgaagatgctgctACTCGAAAGTGTCCCAAGGGTATTGTGGTCAACATGTCTTTTAGTGTTGCTCCTTCACCAGCAATAAACGCAGCTGCTAGATATATCGTCAAATCGGGTTATTTTCTCGCTGTAGCGGCTGGCAACGATGACACAGACGCATCTCAAGTTTCGCCAAGCAATGAGCCCATGGCCTGTACTGTTGGAGCAACCGCCGAGAACGACACAAGAGCCTCATTCTCCAACTATGGTGTTTTGGTAGACATTTTCGCCCCTGGCATTGTTATCAAGAGTACCTGGATCAGAGGAGGTGTCAAACTCGAGTCAGGCACATCAATGGCAACACCACACGTCACTGGCCTCGCGGCTTATCTTTTAGGCCTCAAGAATATCAAGGCGTCAGAATTATGCAACCTTATTGCAACCATGTCTCTGGAGGACGTCATCAAGGGTATTCCTGAAAACACGGTCAACCTGTTAATCCAGAACAGCGAAGCGAAGTAAGCGCACCTATCAGTACCAGGTTGAAGGGTCGGACGATAAGGCCATTACGGCCGAAGGGAACGACTCGAGTCAGTTTCACGCGTTTCATAGTCAATACACGAGCATGTCATTGTTTTAAGCTTCTCGAAAATGGTTATTTTGGCGAAAAGCCACAGCCGCCTGTCACGCCCTATTCGGCTATTTCCGACCATACATCGAATGATAATCCCACCAATAACGTCTGAAAGGCGAATGACATGCATTTAAACGCCGAATCTAGAAACACTTCTCTCACAGTTCGATCCGACCTAAGCGGCGTGGCAGGCCTTGGCATCGGACGGTTTGTAGTTTCGTTTGTGTTTTGATTCCTTATCTGCTGCCATTCGGTTGGTTGAAAAATAATTTGCTTGTCGAAATATGGAAACGTGTTTTACTAGGGTTGCTGGCGGGTGTTTCAAGGGGGTATAAGTTTTGCCTGAATGTGTTTTGTGGTTTTTGAGTGGGAATAACTCGCTAAAAATTTGTGAAACTCTGCGGATGAGATTGCGCTTTGGAATACGATTTCATGTAACCTCGGCAAAGCTGAGGTGGGATAAGGTTAAGCTATCTTGGGATCTAAAGTTGACGAACAAGATTCGGTGGGATACATGAAGAGATTGATAAGTGACCAAATCTACAGAATGCCAGTCTGGAGCACGGAGTCTACCATTCTTTGAATCCCAAGGAGACCTTTTCCTGCATCTATaatgaagaaaagaataaaaCTGTGAAACTTGGCCAGTGTGCTTTGAACTACATTTCTATTCAAAATAGGCTCTGGAAATTCTTTGAATAGAGTTCCTGGATTAGGTAGGGACATATACAAGGCAGCTTTCATGGCGTCGAGGCTAGGTGAGCGGCTGGTCTGCGTGTTACCTTTGTACTATCGCCACTGCATCTTGAAACTTCCATAATCTTCTTATGATAATCGAGAAATCGATATCATTTGTTGGTTCTTTAGAAGCTAAAGATTCTGTGAAAACCTTGATTCTTGTGCCCTCAACCTCACAGGCAGAATTCTTCAGCCAACAACACGGATGCCCCCTTTTATGATTTTGAAAGTTAAACTATCTATTTTCAATATACAACCTAATAGGCCGCATGATTTTTCACATTTCCCATTCGTATTCTAATCTTGTTGCATAATTTGTTGGTTCTTCACGTCGAGCTCAATAGGCATCATGGCACGATGTATAATATTTGTATCATGACCTAGACGTGTTTTCTGCAATTGACAACTATTGCCAAGATCTTGTATTCGCTGCAAAAGGtttaattattagttttCAATTATAGGATACTCGCAAGAAGTGCGAAGCCCTTTATCGTGATTTCGAACATCTGGCTTGCTATTCATAACCAAGGAAACGTATAATGTGACAGCATAAATCGCCCCTGAAGCCTGATGAAAAAGTATTCGCAGCACAAGCAACTCAAAATAGAGTTTGATGATACTGTACCTATAAAATCAAGACTGAGAAGTCTTAgagtcttctttccttttcctccttaATCCTTTCATGTACCATTGAGGCCATcgacaacaaaaacaaccacatcttcatcttaCCTCCAAAAGTTTGCTCACAATGAAGCCGGTGGAATCCAAAGATCTCGAAAGCCTTATGCAGCTCAACTCgattctcatcttcaacattgaCTGCTGGGGCGCAAGCTACCTTCGCAACATCCTTTCTCATGGGCCCAAGCACATCACCACGAAGCAAGGCAACAAAACCCTTCCGACTGAACTATGGCTGGAAATCTTGGGTCTGACAGAAATCTGTATCAGCGAGACCACCTACAAGCTAGTCTACGGTATCGAAATAACTCACAAGTCTACGAACGGTAGCAGGATCGAGCCTATTCTGATCTGCAATGTTCTTGAAGAGAGGAAGGAATGTGGAAAGCTCAGGGGTGGTGATCACGTTGAGGCTTATAAAAAATGTCTCAAGGATCCCTCGTACGAGATTAACCCTGAGAAAGacagagtggaagaagatatGGAACCCTTCTTCAGAATCACCAAGACTGTCCAGGAAAATGCATACTAGATCCCAGTTTCTCATCTGCGCCTCCAAGGAGACTTCCTCTTTCAAAACATCGAGGTTCCGGATATAATCGCGCGACTTGAGGATGGATACTGCCGTTTGTGTATGGGCGATCGGTCTTTGGACATATATATGAGTGATACACGGGAAGAAGCCAGCTTTTTCTGTGGGGCTGTAGTATCGCATGAAAATTATGGCCATGACGCTATCTGCCCGCTGTGCTTAGGAGAAAAATACGCGTACGAGTATCTCCATATCATGTACAGGAAGTGCGAGGAACGGTATAGCGATGAGGAggtagaggaagaagaagaggacactgaggaagaaaaggtgGTAAAGGCGATATTCAGAAAGCGGCTACATAAGCGATACCAGGAGCTAGGATACGGGTATTGGGGATGCTAAGTTCTGCATGGTGATCAGAAGCTGTTTGAGCCACAGGCTTCAGCTCCAAATACCATCTCTGGCAGTTCAAAGAAGCGTGGGGCTCAAGTCATCATTGGCGAGGTCATTCAATTCAGGGGCCATCCCTGGGGACTTCGAATGTCGTGGCGTCAACAATTGTGAGGGAAGGGTCGCGTAATCCTGCGTTTACTTCGGACCATACAACCCGACTTATAACTACTTATTATCGTCACTCGGGAGTCTAATGCGACTTCAGGGCATTGTGGGCCGTATAAAGTCATGATGTTTGGTACATACTAATAAACCAAGATCGTCCCGCCCAGCACCACTCAGCCAATTGAATGTGTCGCTTGTTGTTTCCCAAACGGTACATGGCTTCGCAGATCGCTGTTGACCAATTGCATGGGTGATGAGACTCCGTATTATCATCAAATTCCCTCCATCTAAGCGAAGGAGTGTTGACCCTTACCAGCTGTACAGACGGATCTGGCAAGACTAATTACCGCTATCGCCTAGCTTCGGCCCCAGACTCTCATATGACTGATACCGGATATCCAGTGGCAAGGGACTCACGAATGAGGAAGATAGGCACATTGAAGAGAGCGTGATCAGGATTAGTGGACACGGTCAACTTAGACACCCATTGCTCGCTACATTACTCCAATCGCTTTACTTATTGTACACGTATACAGAAAAAGAATTCATCCCAAATTGGTTTATACAGTCGACACCTCAACTCCTCAGTTGCCACTTACGCCTCGCACGAAAATGGTGTACGGAAAGCTCCGATCTCATAATGATGTTGCTGCAGAACGTGTCAGTCATGAGTTCTCACTAAATTGGACAGAAGACTTACGATATCCAAAGCCGTGGCATATGTTCCTCCAACAAGGACCAGAAGGCCGAAAACAAAGGTAAAAATACAAGCAATGGCATGAAGAATATTTTCTCTAGCATACCACTTGCCTCTACAAATAAGTTTGTACCACATAACTGCTGGGAAGTATAGAATGAAACCAGACACAAAAAGGGCCGAACTGAGTGAGAGAAGGTCGTTGAAGAAGGGAATTGCCTCGCCGAGAACCCAAGAGATGATTGTGATGCCAGCAAGGGTGAGAAGCCAAGTAACCCAGCCTTTGGGCGTATTGACAAACCGAACGATCGAGTTTTTATAAAATCTCAGATGAACATATTTGGCTGTGACGGTATTGCCAATGGCGCCCGAGATAAAGATCATGGGGAGAGCCACACCAAAGGCCACCTTGGGTAGAATGCCGGGTAAAGACTGAAGAGCAGGACTGGCCACGTCCTTGCCAACGAAGACATAGATAAGCGAACCGCTGAGGGTGTAGATAAAGATCTCGACACCTCCAAGAGTCCAGACCGACTTCATAAAGTCTTCAGGTGTATGCATCTCATCCATGAAAGGAGTCATGTACATGGCAAAGCAATAAGCAAAGATGATATTGCAGATAGCCACCATGCCATCCTTGAAAGTCGCATCAGGGTCAGGCCAAGCAGACCAGTCTGAAGCACCAATACCACCGGGCTGGTTGGAAGCATTCACGCCGGATGCGATGACTGCGATACCAATGGCTGTCATGATGCAGACCAGGTCGATGTAACCCAAGATGGCGGCCTCGGCGAACGAAGGCATGATGGCTAGGATAAAGAGCATAAAGCCCGACACGGCGCTGAAGATAAGACCGCAAACCTTATCATCGGCCAGGATGTTCAGAGCAATGCTGCCCGTGAGGACGAAAGAGGCCGTGATAAGGATGAGTTGCAGCACATACATAGCGCCGAACAACTCTTCACCAAACCTGCCCATGAGCAAGCCGCCAATATCTCCATAATGTTTAATCGAAGGATACAAGACCTTGATCTTTCCGATGATCCACGCTGTATAGATGGCCATAAAGCCCAAGGCAATACAGCAGAACACACCAGCGACTATACCGAGTGTCGCAAAGGCACCTGGAAGACTGAATGTTCCAAGACCAATGGcctcgacgatgaggataACAGCGAGTCGCTTCCATCCTAGACGACGAAAGTGAGCTTCGCCTTCAGCGGTTTTTTGTTTCTCGAAGTCGGTTACTGTGCCGATGGCTTGGTCGTAGGAATGGTCGATGCGAGCGATCTGATCAGGGTCAAGGGCAGAGTCTTTGTTGGTCGCGTTCTTGGACGCAGTCTGTGGAGTAATGGCATCCATGATGAAGTCTCAACCTTCAAGGCAAGTACTTTAAGAGAAATAATGATAATGGCAAGGACTAAGTCAGAGTTGTCAACTCTGCCCTTTtgcaaaaaagaaaagcaagcaGAGATCAAGATTTAAAGGAACGCCAAGGTCTGGGGaacctcctcttctccacgcTGGGGTAAGAACCCGCCAGTGGAAGTTGTACGTAAAAGCAGTTGATAGCGAGGATTCCATTACACAAGACGATCCCGCGTGGTGGAGTTTTAAGTGGTAACTTTTACGTGATGCGAATTTGGCCGGCGGCGGCCGAGGCGCGCGTAGAGTTTCTTAGATGCGGCTCCCTTCGGGATAATTTACGTGTCTGGTTATCCTGACTAGAGGCTTGGTGTAATAGTTGGGTAAGACATGTCCGTGCTATCTAGACCTAaacttgttttcttttgagGCAGTGATGATACGAATTAAGTGGTGGACTAATACGGCCTCGGAAGGTCGGCGGTTTGTGAGGCATCACATCACATGTTTCGGAGCTAGAGGAAAATATCTGCACGACGGCGGCATTTCTAGTCTAGAATTGTTCTAGAAGGAGGCTTAAAAAGTCTGTCACTGTGAGAAAAGTCAATTCAGCTCCGATGACGCCCAGGAGAAGGTTTTGCACGGCGTGATGTGCGAAACAGCCGGTTCGACTATACCCGGGCGTTATATCCGCCTTGACAAGACAAAGGGCGTCCTAGCCAAATGAGAAAACCTTTTACGGCCAATCGCTTGTGACATATCGCGATAATTTCTTCATTAAGGCCCGAATCGAATGTTTCTTTATCTCTAGATCATGCTTGGAAATACTTTATTGTCGATAAGCTTAGTTATCCGTATTTGTCTGCATAACAGAGATTTCTGAGCCCATTCTCTTTTGTTTGAACAGCTTTGTGCTGTAGCAATTAGTCAGACACCTTGGTATAATGTCTAAGTTATGAGctagatgtgttatttgcagttgagacttgtggctgagggCTTAAATCAGCCGACAGAACCTGGAGCGTTTACTGCTGCAAAGCAATTATGTATCTCGCAGGAAATCACGTTCCGTGGTATGATTGCGGCTATAAACAACATAACAATTAGGGTAGGTAGCCTGGTTTGTGAGATTGTGTCCGCAGACAGGTCACGAGATTGTCCATCAATTTGACCAAGTCCTGTGTGCTGATTTAAGGTCTAAGCCATAAGTCTCAAAcgcaaataacacatctaACTCACAACTTGGGCGTTATACCAAACTGGACAAacatcaagatgatggcaaaCATATCACTTAGGCAGGATAGGCAGCAGGCTGGGTGAATTCTTACAATTTACATATGAAATCTCCTGTAATTTATGCCACTACTCAGGCTTATCAACTCATCTGTTGCATGACATAGCCTGACCCCGTCTCCTTTACCAACAAATATCAAGCCAGTATTCTCTCTCTGTcccttgctcttgagaacCGTTAGATCTCACAGCAAGATCTTTCACTCCGATATCTGAATCCTCACTCAATCACAGTCCCATcccctaatatattaggtcATATCCCGGAATCAGTATCAGCATATGACAAAATTTGGTATACGTTTTCGCAATGGTCCGCGAGTCTGGGTTTGACATGGTTCCTCGCCTCTCAGGGTATGAAGACCAAGAGATATGGGAAGAATTCATCGAGCACGTCCAGACCGTCTACAAAGATGAGAGTGcattcaagatcaaggccgacTACATGGTATTTGAAGAAGGGAAGCAACTCCTCCTTCCTCTCGAAGGCCACAAGTTTCTGCGCTTCAGTTCTATACCGGATGACGATTCCCACGTAGAATTCCACATCAACCTAGTAACGGATATTGCCCGCGACTATTTCGGTTCTCGTGTTCGGTCATGGCAAAGTGCACTTGGTGAATCTGGTTACTAttctgaggaagaagtcaaTGACTCCTATAGGCTCTACGAGCAGGTATGTCAAAAAGCTATGTACATGTCCTTCATGTTCTAATGATTCCCTCTCAGCTACCGATCTCCATTTATGGACTCCTTTTCGAAGTTAGGGTTATACCTGGAAAGGGTAGAGGACTTATCGCCAGATTTGATATTCCTGCTGGAACCCAAATCTTTTGCGAAAAGCCACTTCTCGTAGCTAGCACTATGAGCCCAGGCAACTTGGAGGCCACTGCGGCGCCGAGGCTGAAGGCCCTGTCCAAGTCAGAGCAACAGGAGTTTCTGTCTCTCCATAACAGCTTTCCTGGCGAAGACCCTTTCAGCGGGATCATCAGAACAAATGCCCTTCCATGTGGACCAGGCTCGATTGTGGGCGCTGTCTATCCCACTCTATCCTTAATCAACCACAGTTGTCTGCCAAACTCACATAACAACTGGGACAGCAAGGCGAATCACGGGACCATCCATGCTATTGGGCCCATCAAGGCAGGAGAGGAGATTACCATCTCTTATGACGAAGGAGGTCCATCAAATGTGCGAAAACACAAGCTCAAAATGTCTTTCGGTTTCGACTGCGCATGCTCTCTATGCTCTCTGTCTCCATCGGAACTCCAAGCCAGCGATGATCGTCGAGTGAGAATCCAGCAGCTTTATGCTAGCATTGGAAACGCCTCTACTATGAGGAATAATCCAAATTCCAGCCTCAAAGACTGCTTGTCACTACTTCATACTCTCCAGGAGGAATACGGTGCCTGTGCCGCGCCGTACATTGCGCGGCTCTACTACAATGCCTTTGAGATTTGCATTTCGCATGGAGATGTCGGCCGGGCTATTACATTCGCTGATAGATCTTATCGAGGCAGGCTTATTTGTGAGGGAGAAGACAGTCCAGAGACGTCGAGAATGAAGTCGTTTGCCTTGGAGCCTAAAAAGCATGGTAGTTTCGGCGCTTTTTCCACGAGATGGAAGACTGGCGAAGAAAAAGCTCCCAATGGTAATGGCACGGTGCAGTTTGAGAAGTGGCTATTTAGGCAGGATTCTTGAGTTCACCCTAGCTAGGTAGCTATAATACAGACTTCTTATCTATCCCAATTTGTGCTGTAACAATCAGGTGAGGGCTGTGTATAATGTCTAATCTAGATGTAGTGTTTGCAGTTGAAACTTAGTGGCAGAGAGCTTAAAttggcagagagaacttagtTGCCAGTATTCTGCTTTTGCTCTTTTGGAGACTCGACATTTTCGTCCACTTGAGCTTGCTTATCGGAAAGTGTAGGATTATGAAGACATagtccaagaacaagcataGGTACAACGAGGCATAACGAGACAATACTCAAGTTTCTTTGGATGTATCGATAGCTCAAGCCCATAGCCTCTCTCTCAGGCGATCCCAAAGGATATTGAGGGACGACAGTCAAAGGCGAAGCGTACACAGCTGAAGCCAGCGTGTAATTGCCAAATGGTGCAAggttcttctcaagctctttgtACAGAGTCTGTGTCCACATGGCGCCAGACACACAGCCACCAATGGCTTGGCCGATCGCGTTTGCAGTGAAAACGAGGGATATCAAGACTCCAATGTACTCGTGTTGAGCAACGGTCTGGATAAGAACAAGTGTTGGCCAAGAGAAAAGGCCACCAGCAATTCCCATCATGACTTCTCCGCCAATGACTCCAGATTTGGAACCAGAGCCACCTCGGAAGTGGTAGATAAGTCCGAACCCAACGAAAAAGAGTGCAATACCAGTCAAG encodes the following:
- a CDS encoding probable neutral amino acid permease gives rise to the protein MDAITPQTASKNATNKDSALDPDQIARIDHSYDQAIGTVTDFEKQKTAEGEAHFRRLGWKRLAVILIVEAIGLGTFSLPGAFATLGIVAGVFCCIALGFMAIYTAWIIGKIKVLYPSIKHYGDIGGLLMGRFGEELFGAMYVLQLILITASFVLTGSIALNILADDKVCGLIFSAVSGFMLFILAIMPSFAEAAILGYIDLVCIMTAIGIAVIASGVNASNQPGGIGASDWSAWPDPDATFKDGMVAICNIIFAYCFAMYMTPFMDEMHTPEDFMKSVWTLGGVEIFIYTLSGSLIYVFVGKDVASPALQSLPGILPKVAFGVALPMIFISGAIGNTVTAKYVHLRFYKNSIVRFVNTPKGWVTWLLTLAGITIISWVLGEAIPFFNDLLSLSSALFVSGFILYFPAVMWYKLICRGKWYARENILHAIACIFTFVFGLLVLVGGTYATALDIQHHYEIGAFRTPFSCEA
- a CDS encoding probable endopeptidase K encodes the protein MHSLNLFSLAHAFIAAPLIIPRGAHESERKCIAVMKANVASKAIPSRVARVPSDAEYTYYNLFNSFSASLTKPELKDLLNDPNVDFIEKVSTMHADHTTYTYDESAGEGTCTYVLDTGIEVDHPNFVDNADLDANGHGTHIAGTFGSKTYGVAKKTQLFAVKVLNEYTAGQSSGILAGMDFIVEDAATRKCPKGIVVNMSFSVAPSPAINAAARYIVKSGYFLAVAAGNDDTDASQVSPSNEPMACTVGATAENDTRASFSNYGVLVDIFAPGIVIKSTWIRGGVKLESGTSMATPHVTGLAAYLLGLKNIKASELCNLIATMSLEDVIKGIPENTVNLLIQNSEAK
- a CDS encoding related to gEgh 16 protein, with amino-acid sequence MHSFKSFLFPSLFALAHGHSVILNAQGLDTSPASVGFQVDPEVARNCITINPCQQDATIIRDAEITANIVNQCGRTELSGNIDVGENTENALSAGKVTQVEAGGELTVTIHQVNADGAGPYVCDLDESSNTNTNIQNLTVTNNVPGTNGLSQVKTQAFNITVKMPDDLNCFGASTGNICTVRCRNNALAGPFGGCFAVQQADTDKKTNTPQNIKTTQQLQAINAQVLQNQKDFPDSVKANENATNDEAEQNKAAVDALLGNTVVTSAFATETPSVALGRPPAATETGDAGNDNNNNNDNNNGGNNGGNGNGNNNNGGNNGGNGGNGQGQGNGQGQGNGQGNGQGNGGQGGQNGGNNQGGNGGNQGGRGGQGRGQFGGGGGFGGFGGNAKRAASKLRWAKRFFAQEDTF